The Salinibaculum sp. SYNS191 genome has a window encoding:
- a CDS encoding mRNA surveillance protein pelota, whose translation MRIADRHTVEGGRERYTLVPESLDDLWHLAHVIEPGDRVAGDTTRRIQRNDEQLRDTGGEREHIWAELEVEDVEFAKFANRLRVSGVIAECSREDQLGHHHTINVEDHEELEIEKRWKPDQRERIEDAVEATENPDVAIATVEEGEAHVHTVAQYGTEERATITAPTGKGEYARPRSELFAELTDVLRRQDAEAIILAGPGFTKQDALAYIRDEAPEVAEKITTVDTSSVGDRGVHEVLKRGAVDEVQRETRIAEESDLIDALMEAIAEGAKVAYGPEQVAKAADFGAIDHLLVLDEALRVERGGEAEWDVDADEILETTEQKGGEVTVFSSEFAPGRQLSNLGGIAALLRYRLE comes from the coding sequence ATGCGCATTGCCGACCGGCACACGGTCGAGGGTGGCCGCGAGCGGTACACGCTCGTCCCCGAGAGCCTGGACGACCTCTGGCACCTCGCACACGTCATCGAGCCCGGGGACCGGGTGGCCGGCGACACGACGCGTCGTATCCAGCGCAACGACGAGCAACTCCGGGACACCGGGGGCGAGCGGGAACACATCTGGGCCGAACTGGAGGTCGAGGACGTCGAGTTCGCGAAGTTCGCCAACCGCCTGCGGGTCAGCGGCGTCATCGCCGAGTGCTCCCGCGAGGACCAACTGGGCCACCACCACACCATCAACGTCGAGGACCACGAGGAACTGGAAATCGAGAAACGCTGGAAACCCGACCAGCGCGAGCGAATCGAGGACGCCGTCGAGGCGACAGAGAACCCGGACGTCGCCATCGCCACCGTCGAGGAGGGCGAGGCCCACGTTCACACCGTCGCCCAGTACGGCACGGAGGAGCGCGCGACCATCACCGCACCCACCGGCAAGGGCGAGTACGCACGCCCGCGCTCGGAGCTGTTCGCGGAGTTGACCGACGTGCTCCGCCGGCAGGACGCCGAGGCAATCATCCTCGCCGGGCCGGGCTTTACGAAGCAGGACGCGCTCGCGTACATCCGGGACGAGGCACCCGAGGTCGCAGAGAAGATAACGACAGTCGACACCAGTTCGGTCGGCGACCGCGGCGTCCACGAGGTGCTGAAACGCGGGGCCGTCGACGAGGTCCAGCGGGAGACCCGCATCGCGGAGGAGTCGGACCTCATCGACGCGCTGATGGAGGCCATCGCCGAGGGCGCGAAGGTCGCCTACGGGCCGGAACAGGTGGCGAAAGCCGCCGACTTCGGTGCCATCGACCACCTGCTCGTGCTCGACGAGGCGCTCCGGGTCGAACGCGGCGGCGAAGCGGAGTGGGACGTCGACGCCGACGAGATACTCGAGACGACCGAACAGAAGGGCGGCGAGGTGACCGTCTTCTCCAGCGAGTTCGCCCCCGGCCGACAGCTCTCGAACCTGGGTGGCATCGCAGCCCTCCTGCGATATCGCCTGGAGTGA
- a CDS encoding DNA-3-methyladenine glycosylase family protein, translating to MHREAADALASDDTLAPLVAEHGPLALEPADDLFERLVVSIIRQQVSMDAAAAIRERVFERFEVTPAAVLAADEDALRDAGLSAAKVEYVRAAAERFQQRDYDRDFFADLSTEDVLAELGEIRGIGPWTGKMFCLFCLGRPDVFPVEDLGVRKGMWQVADSDMSRNDMVERAEPWRPYRSYAALYLWRAADG from the coding sequence ATGCACCGGGAGGCAGCCGACGCACTCGCGTCCGACGACACACTCGCCCCGCTGGTCGCGGAACACGGCCCGCTCGCACTCGAACCGGCAGACGACCTCTTCGAGCGCCTGGTCGTCTCGATTATCCGCCAGCAGGTGTCGATGGACGCCGCGGCCGCCATCCGCGAGCGGGTGTTCGAGCGCTTCGAGGTGACGCCCGCGGCGGTGCTCGCAGCCGACGAAGACGCACTCCGGGATGCCGGCCTCTCGGCTGCGAAAGTCGAGTACGTGCGGGCGGCCGCCGAGCGCTTCCAGCAGCGGGACTACGACCGCGACTTTTTCGCCGACCTGTCGACTGAAGACGTCCTGGCGGAACTCGGGGAGATACGCGGCATCGGGCCGTGGACCGGGAAGATGTTCTGTCTGTTCTGTCTCGGCCGTCCGGACGTGTTCCCCGTCGAGGACCTGGGCGTCCGAAAGGGGATGTGGCAGGTTGCTGATTCAGACATGTCACGAAACGATATGGTCGAGCGGGCGGAGCCATGGCGCCCCTATCGCTCTTACGCCGCGCTGTACCTCTGGCGAGCCGCCGACGGATGA
- the dinB gene encoding DNA polymerase IV, which produces MSGNREHQTDWFETRGQAGPQVICHVDMDCFYAACERLREPALRGQPLVVGMGYEPGTTNGAVATASYEARAFGVESAEAISAALEKLPRKIDAVDDPSMDVEEAGFYRPVDLDFYDEVASEVKDILHDEAETVREVSIDEAYLDITDRVGWEDDPEMFARRVRERIDDEVGVTASVGVAPTMSAAKVASDHDKPDGLVVVEPGEVRRFLAPLDVEDVHGIGPVTAAELREMGVRTAGDLAAADPSVLGEKFGERGREVHRYARGEDDRTVTPKGEPKSLSRESAFTEPTADSERKRERIRLLAADVAERASREGALYRTIGVKVVVPPFDVNTRARSLPGPVEDADLVEAVALELLGEFADERVRKLGVRVSNLSFADGDQTSLTGFDADGEAEGASDDRSTPEAGDSAGQRSLTDFE; this is translated from the coding sequence ATGAGCGGGAATCGTGAGCACCAGACCGATTGGTTCGAGACACGTGGACAGGCGGGACCACAAGTCATCTGTCACGTCGACATGGACTGTTTCTACGCGGCCTGCGAGCGCCTGCGCGAGCCAGCACTCCGCGGCCAGCCCCTCGTCGTCGGCATGGGGTACGAACCCGGGACCACGAACGGCGCGGTGGCGACGGCGAGCTACGAGGCACGGGCGTTCGGCGTGGAGTCGGCGGAGGCCATCTCGGCCGCTCTGGAGAAACTCCCCCGCAAGATCGACGCGGTCGACGACCCCTCCATGGACGTCGAGGAAGCGGGCTTCTACAGACCCGTCGACCTGGACTTCTACGACGAAGTCGCGAGTGAGGTCAAGGACATACTCCACGACGAGGCCGAGACGGTCCGGGAGGTCAGCATCGACGAGGCGTACCTCGATATCACGGACCGGGTCGGCTGGGAGGACGACCCCGAGATGTTCGCTCGGCGCGTCAGGGAGCGCATCGACGACGAGGTGGGCGTGACCGCCAGCGTCGGCGTCGCGCCGACGATGAGCGCGGCGAAGGTCGCCAGCGACCACGACAAACCCGACGGGCTGGTCGTCGTCGAACCCGGCGAGGTCAGGCGCTTCCTCGCACCGCTGGACGTGGAAGACGTCCACGGTATCGGCCCGGTGACGGCCGCAGAACTCCGGGAGATGGGCGTGCGGACGGCCGGCGACCTGGCGGCGGCGGACCCGTCGGTGCTCGGTGAGAAGTTCGGCGAGCGCGGCCGGGAGGTCCACCGCTACGCCCGCGGCGAGGACGACCGCACGGTAACGCCCAAAGGAGAGCCAAAGAGCCTCTCCCGCGAGTCCGCGTTCACCGAGCCCACCGCGGACAGCGAGCGAAAGCGCGAGCGAATCCGACTGCTCGCAGCCGACGTCGCCGAGCGCGCGTCCCGCGAGGGCGCGCTCTACCGGACCATCGGCGTCAAGGTGGTCGTCCCGCCGTTCGACGTCAACACGCGGGCGCGGTCGCTTCCGGGCCCCGTGGAGGACGCGGACCTCGTGGAAGCGGTCGCGCTGGAACTGCTCGGTGAGTTCGCGGACGAACGGGTCAGGAAACTCGGCGTCCGCGTCTCGAACCTCTCCTTTGCCGACGGGGACCAGACGAGCCTGACGGGGTTCGACGCCGACGGCGAGGCAGAGGGCGCGAGCGACGACCGGTCGACGCCGGAGGCTGGGGACTCCGCGGGACAGCGGTCCCTGACAGATTTCGAATAA
- a CDS encoding tyrosine-type recombinase/integrase, translating into MQAKEYRLGFFVRWCEGEDNGNEPRVTDLNDISGRDIHRYRNWRKDGINKVTLRSNLSDLRQFMQFCVTIDAVPDTIPEKITVPTLEQGENERDTYLSQDRAEAILDHLERFDYASLDHVLFLLMWEMGARLGGLHSLDVGDIDWEQNQIHVRHRPDSGTRLKNGQDGERIVALPPETMRVVRDYVDHQRTDATDDYGREPLFSSVHGRMHRRYLPKRVYRVTCPCEHGQECPSGKDPSECEYTASYDASVGCPHNTRPHDVRRGSITHWLKQDVPERVVSDRMNVSQDTLDRHYDKRTEEERADLRRQYLDDV; encoded by the coding sequence GTGCAAGCCAAAGAGTACCGCCTCGGCTTCTTTGTCCGCTGGTGTGAGGGGGAAGATAACGGCAACGAGCCACGTGTGACCGACCTCAACGACATCAGCGGCCGTGACATCCATCGATATCGTAACTGGCGCAAGGACGGCATCAACAAAGTCACACTCCGTTCGAATCTCTCGGACCTGCGCCAGTTCATGCAGTTCTGTGTGACCATCGACGCTGTCCCCGACACCATTCCCGAGAAAATTACTGTCCCGACGCTTGAACAGGGAGAGAACGAACGGGACACGTACCTCTCGCAAGACCGCGCAGAGGCAATCCTCGACCACCTCGAACGGTTCGATTACGCCAGCCTCGACCACGTCCTGTTTCTCCTCATGTGGGAGATGGGCGCACGTCTGGGCGGCTTGCACAGTCTCGACGTTGGAGACATCGACTGGGAGCAAAACCAGATTCACGTCCGTCACAGACCCGACAGCGGGACGAGACTGAAGAACGGACAGGACGGTGAGCGCATCGTGGCGTTGCCACCCGAGACGATGCGTGTGGTCCGCGACTACGTCGACCACCAGCGAACCGATGCCACGGACGACTATGGACGGGAGCCACTGTTCAGCAGCGTCCACGGGCGGATGCACCGACGCTATCTCCCGAAGCGAGTGTACCGTGTGACCTGCCCCTGCGAACACGGTCAGGAGTGCCCGAGCGGGAAGGACCCTTCTGAGTGCGAATACACCGCCAGCTACGATGCATCGGTCGGATGCCCACACAACACTCGCCCCCACGACGTGCGACGTGGCTCAATCACGCACTGGTTGAAGCAGGACGTTCCCGAGCGAGTGGTCTCGGACAGGATGAACGTCTCACAGGACACACTTGACAGGCACTACGACAAACGCACTGAGGAGGAACGGGCAGACCTCCGACGGCAGTATCTGGACGACGTCTAA
- a CDS encoding helix-turn-helix domain-containing protein produces the protein MSVEEDTPSLSSIDTSRTTLEHGAEPWKDDGLLRRLYVENGLTVAECAEVLGCSPSTISRWLRQFGIETRDDIVAAQESGRCVSVTTARDDGKRLYHVPDGDSGRIRFYEHQLVALLAENVDGEYIFSTSDIFADETVVHHEAGAPHPIDVPENMAVISATVHSIIHAAGGIFLEEKLAEIFEEYDGEPPIDIEEWERLVNEVDDLEEGDEDLARRVADESGAAAD, from the coding sequence ATGAGTGTCGAGGAAGATACCCCTTCGTTGAGTAGCATCGATACCAGCCGAACGACCCTTGAGCATGGCGCAGAGCCGTGGAAGGACGATGGCCTACTCCGACGCCTCTACGTCGAGAACGGCCTTACTGTGGCCGAGTGCGCTGAGGTGTTGGGCTGTTCACCGTCCACAATAAGCCGATGGCTCCGCCAGTTCGGCATTGAAACTCGTGATGATATAGTCGCCGCCCAGGAGTCGGGGCGGTGCGTCTCGGTGACGACGGCCCGCGACGACGGTAAACGACTGTACCACGTCCCCGATGGTGACAGTGGACGCATCCGATTCTACGAACACCAATTGGTGGCACTGCTGGCCGAGAATGTCGATGGTGAGTACATTTTCAGCACCAGCGACATCTTCGCCGACGAGACAGTAGTCCACCACGAGGCTGGGGCTCCCCATCCTATCGATGTCCCCGAGAATATGGCGGTCATTTCTGCGACTGTCCACAGTATCATTCATGCAGCGGGAGGCATCTTCTTGGAGGAGAAACTGGCCGAGATATTCGAGGAATATGACGGCGAGCCGCCCATTGACATCGAGGAGTGGGAACGGCTCGTGAACGAGGTTGACGACCTCGAAGAAGGTGACGAGGACCTGGCCCGCCGAGTTGCGGATGAAAGCGGAGCCGCCGCAGACTGA
- a CDS encoding HNH endonuclease, producing MRNEGDTDWYQLRNKRIQLDDHECVNCGATGMLQVHHIVPKAAGGQDELSNLRTLCYECHEKSHPDVNFSVEHVNPTSTSWTPTVETARTLVSKCGHPVDKLVILLLAKTGLGVEEIVNIDVTDIYLRAGKSELTSTIGPRKFPFILVETNEIGAGSGNSKRLCDTQVPLDKEMRAELNRYLAIRPDSDSKQLLISTTSWGDEITKDVIHHKVERNARDIGLYEHERGATDNLTPHKLIQMFKLRFDGQPATRDYLTGRKEQPPYPWPNLATDYKEGIFQLTV from the coding sequence ATGCGGAATGAGGGAGATACCGATTGGTATCAACTTAGAAATAAGCGAATCCAACTTGATGATCACGAGTGCGTAAACTGTGGTGCAACTGGGATGCTACAAGTTCACCACATTGTGCCGAAGGCGGCTGGTGGGCAGGACGAACTATCGAACCTCCGAACGCTCTGTTATGAGTGTCACGAAAAATCACACCCTGATGTAAATTTCTCTGTTGAACATGTGAACCCAACTTCGACCAGTTGGACACCGACAGTCGAAACGGCCAGAACTCTCGTATCAAAGTGCGGTCATCCTGTCGACAAACTCGTCATATTACTTCTTGCCAAAACTGGGCTTGGGGTTGAAGAAATAGTAAATATTGATGTGACTGATATCTATCTTCGCGCTGGCAAAAGCGAACTCACCTCGACCATAGGACCGAGAAAGTTCCCGTTCATACTCGTTGAGACCAACGAGATAGGCGCTGGAAGCGGCAATTCAAAACGATTGTGTGACACTCAGGTCCCGCTGGATAAGGAGATGAGAGCGGAACTGAACCGATACCTCGCTATCCGACCTGATTCTGATTCCAAACAACTCCTGATTTCGACTACGAGCTGGGGAGACGAAATTACAAAAGACGTAATCCATCACAAGGTCGAGCGCAATGCGCGTGATATTGGTCTCTACGAACATGAAAGGGGTGCGACCGACAACTTAACTCCCCACAAACTCATTCAGATGTTCAAACTGAGATTCGACGGTCAGCCTGCCACACGAGACTACCTCACAGGCAGGAAAGAACAACCGCCGTATCCGTGGCCCAATTTGGCGACTGATTATAAAGAGGGGATTTTCCAATTGACGGTGTAA
- a CDS encoding CAP domain-containing protein, which produces MYWKQILTALTLGAVSGYLAFLSYLSIVVSIGVGILAFITTRILIATFFRTKYWLNRGAKRYESQSCPSCGNYIYRQSGDWILECHECGWKAGIPAIRWATESVPATQLRRSVSLKRFGVILLSIGLILGGISGAVGIASVDNTAETAIGVVSDGFDVLRSNQSQDSPAGEGQETDGSGGPAESSGSGGGFLDENVNETAVERAVHQRINQVRRERGLQQLRYDKQLHNIADGHSEDMADRGYFSHNAPDGSDFSDRYEAAGYDCRVAISGSQYATGAENIAYTFADTDIRTNSGETVDYNGNETRIGYGLVRQWMNSPGHRENILRRYWKNEGIGIAVANEDGHQKVYATQNFC; this is translated from the coding sequence ATGTACTGGAAGCAAATTCTGACTGCTCTGACTCTTGGAGCAGTCAGTGGATATCTTGCTTTTCTTTCCTATCTCTCAATTGTTGTCTCTATTGGCGTTGGAATTTTAGCATTCATAACCACGAGGATATTGATTGCGACCTTTTTCAGAACCAAGTACTGGCTAAATCGTGGCGCAAAACGCTACGAGAGTCAGAGTTGTCCAAGTTGTGGAAACTATATCTATAGACAAAGCGGCGACTGGATCCTCGAATGTCATGAGTGTGGTTGGAAAGCAGGAATCCCTGCAATCCGTTGGGCTACAGAGTCAGTTCCAGCCACCCAACTACGTCGTAGTGTATCGCTCAAACGGTTTGGTGTGATTCTACTTTCCATTGGGTTGATTCTCGGTGGAATTAGTGGTGCTGTGGGAATAGCCTCGGTCGACAACACGGCGGAGACTGCTATTGGAGTTGTGAGCGATGGCTTTGATGTTCTCCGTAGCAATCAATCACAAGACTCACCAGCTGGTGAGGGTCAGGAAACGGATGGCAGCGGTGGCCCAGCAGAGTCGTCGGGTTCGGGCGGCGGCTTCTTAGACGAGAATGTCAATGAAACCGCTGTAGAACGGGCAGTTCACCAACGAATAAATCAGGTCCGTCGAGAGCGGGGCCTGCAACAACTAAGATACGACAAGCAACTCCACAATATCGCCGACGGTCACAGTGAGGACATGGCCGACCGTGGTTACTTTTCACACAACGCACCAGACGGTAGTGACTTCAGCGACCGATATGAGGCTGCTGGCTACGACTGCCGTGTTGCGATTAGTGGTTCACAATACGCTACTGGTGCAGAGAATATCGCATACACCTTTGCAGATACCGACATTCGTACGAACTCTGGTGAGACTGTGGATTACAACGGCAACGAGACGAGAATTGGGTACGGCTTGGTGCGTCAGTGGATGAACTCACCAGGACACCGTGAAAACATTCTGCGTAGGTACTGGAAGAATGAAGGAATAGGAATCGCCGTCGCTAACGAGGACGGTCATCAAAAGGTCTACGCGACCCAGAACTTCTGCTGA
- a CDS encoding DUF4177 domain-containing protein, with the protein MGLFTTDDSDDEPTFSDRWEATTDDGIQQWEYAVLDIRKGPEDGIRSMLKDGIGKGDGPSAEELNQFGKDGWELIATIEGAADDVGMTGTEGSKTNLLLFKRPVEYERKQIPEEQSKE; encoded by the coding sequence ATGGGATTGTTCACCACCGACGACAGTGACGATGAACCCACGTTTAGTGACCGCTGGGAAGCCACGACTGACGATGGGATTCAACAATGGGAGTACGCCGTACTCGACATACGGAAGGGACCTGAAGACGGGATTCGCTCGATGCTAAAAGACGGTATTGGGAAGGGAGATGGGCCATCTGCGGAGGAACTCAATCAATTCGGCAAGGATGGTTGGGAGTTGATCGCTACTATCGAGGGTGCTGCCGACGATGTCGGAATGACTGGGACAGAAGGATCGAAAACGAATCTTCTGCTATTCAAACGCCCCGTCGAATACGAGCGCAAGCAAATACCAGAAGAACAGAGCAAGGAGTAG
- a CDS encoding DUF5795 family protein: MTIEVSDRPCPDCGEHLQVIYVTELKQVVSGWACPDCGFLASEKHGFEDRVPTPESREYVVRTERPLSSEDVRDPLGDVVDEFRARASAEMADDEVWLLIDPEDETLVDAQVGENVNDES, encoded by the coding sequence ATGACGATAGAAGTCAGCGACAGGCCCTGTCCGGACTGCGGCGAGCACCTCCAGGTCATCTACGTGACCGAACTGAAGCAGGTCGTCTCCGGGTGGGCTTGCCCCGACTGCGGCTTTCTCGCCTCCGAGAAGCACGGCTTCGAGGACCGGGTGCCCACACCCGAGTCCAGGGAGTACGTCGTCCGCACCGAGCGACCCCTGTCCAGCGAGGACGTCCGCGACCCGCTGGGCGACGTCGTCGACGAGTTCCGCGCCCGTGCGAGCGCCGAGATGGCCGACGACGAAGTCTGGCTGCTCATCGACCCCGAGGACGAGACGCTGGTCGACGCACAGGTCGGCGAGAACGTCAACGACGAGTCCTGA
- the menD gene encoding 2-succinyl-5-enolpyruvyl-6-hydroxy-3-cyclohexene-1-carboxylic-acid synthase: MTAPNRNTLWGRVIADELAAAGLEAVCISPGSRSTPLTVAFAAHPDITVFSHLDERSSAFFALGRGRRTGAPTAVVCTSGTAAANFHPAVLEASEARVPLLLLTADRPPELRDSGANQTTDQEKLYGDAVRWYRTLPEPEAEDRKVRSLRTTMARAYRETTGAKPGPVHLNVPFRKPLEPTEVPGDVPDSFGRDAPLAAEGRDGPYLRTTAGRVEPSGDTVQTVAAAIENAERGLVVCGPADSPGPDRAAVASVAEATGFPVLADPLSGARFGPETRSPTVCGGYDSYLDGVEDWPEPDVVVRTGASPTSKVLRKYLAGVEARQFVVDPAGGWREAEFTATDLVVADPTALFEAVADEVTAPGEPAWAERFGEAERAYWDLVGEACEERFFEGAVLHDVASQCPDPATLFVSNSMPVRDLDRFGKPRAAAITTLGNRGVSGIDGVTSTALGAGSATDDPLVLVTGDIAYYHDMNGLLALARCDVDATIVLVNNDGGGIFHKLPIENFDPPFTEQFETPHGLDFEPTGDLYDLDFRRVDGRGEFQRAFDATVGDGGTTVLEVRTDATESHRFRERLHDRVCDQVP, translated from the coding sequence ATGACGGCACCGAACAGGAACACGCTCTGGGGACGCGTCATCGCCGACGAACTGGCGGCGGCCGGCCTGGAGGCCGTCTGTATCTCGCCGGGGAGCCGCTCGACGCCGCTCACCGTCGCCTTCGCGGCCCACCCCGACATAACGGTCTTCTCGCACCTGGACGAGCGGTCGAGCGCCTTCTTCGCGCTCGGACGGGGCCGCCGCACGGGAGCGCCGACGGCCGTCGTCTGCACGTCCGGGACCGCCGCAGCGAACTTCCACCCGGCGGTGCTGGAAGCCAGCGAGGCACGGGTTCCGCTACTCCTCCTCACCGCCGACCGCCCGCCGGAACTCCGGGACAGCGGCGCGAACCAGACCACCGACCAGGAGAAGCTCTACGGGGACGCCGTCCGCTGGTACCGGACGCTACCCGAACCGGAAGCCGAGGACCGGAAAGTCCGGTCGCTCCGGACGACGATGGCCCGGGCATACCGAGAGACGACGGGAGCGAAACCCGGGCCGGTCCACCTCAACGTCCCCTTCCGCAAGCCGCTGGAACCGACCGAGGTGCCCGGCGACGTGCCCGACTCGTTCGGGCGGGACGCGCCTCTGGCCGCCGAAGGACGCGACGGGCCGTACCTGCGGACGACGGCCGGCCGGGTTGAGCCGTCGGGCGATACCGTCCAGACCGTCGCTGCGGCCATCGAGAACGCCGAGAGGGGGCTCGTCGTCTGTGGCCCCGCGGATTCGCCGGGCCCGGACCGGGCGGCAGTCGCCAGCGTCGCTGAAGCGACCGGGTTCCCGGTGCTCGCGGACCCGCTCTCGGGTGCCCGGTTCGGTCCAGAGACCCGCTCGCCCACCGTCTGCGGCGGGTACGACTCCTACCTGGACGGCGTCGAGGACTGGCCCGAGCCGGACGTCGTCGTCCGGACCGGGGCCTCGCCCACGTCGAAGGTGCTCCGGAAGTACCTGGCCGGCGTCGAGGCGCGACAGTTCGTGGTCGACCCCGCAGGGGGCTGGCGCGAGGCGGAGTTCACCGCGACGGACCTCGTCGTCGCCGACCCGACCGCGCTATTCGAGGCGGTGGCGGACGAGGTGACGGCCCCCGGAGAGCCGGCATGGGCCGAACGCTTCGGCGAGGCCGAACGGGCGTACTGGGATTTGGTCGGAGAGGCCTGCGAGGAGCGGTTCTTCGAAGGGGCGGTGCTGCACGACGTGGCCAGTCAGTGCCCCGACCCGGCGACGCTCTTTGTCTCCAACAGCATGCCGGTGCGTGACCTGGACCGGTTCGGCAAGCCGCGGGCCGCGGCGATTACGACGCTCGGGAACCGCGGCGTCAGCGGTATCGACGGCGTCACCTCGACGGCGCTGGGGGCCGGCAGCGCGACGGACGACCCGCTCGTGCTCGTGACCGGCGACATCGCCTACTACCACGACATGAACGGCCTGCTCGCGCTGGCGCGCTGCGACGTCGACGCCACGATCGTCCTCGTCAACAACGACGGCGGCGGCATCTTCCACAAACTCCCCATCGAGAACTTCGACCCGCCGTTCACCGAGCAGTTCGAGACGCCCCACGGTCTGGACTTCGAGCCCACCGGGGACCTCTATGACCTCGACTTCCGGCGGGTGGACGGCCGCGGGGAGTTCCAGCGGGCCTTCGACGCGACAGTCGGCGACGGCGGGACAACGGTGCTCGAAGTCCGGACGGACGCCACCGAGAGCCACCGCTTCCGGGAACGGTTGCACGACCGGGTCTGCGACCAGGTTCCCTGA
- a CDS encoding isochorismate synthase, protein MESVRGDGQPVPVSELTGAVRSRAIDRTSVGSFLHAVTRPRLAWGDATTTMVAGGTAAMITADGRDRFGTVRAGVEDLFDGLSVPDGVHHDARPRLFGGFAFHEGHAEPNASELWHGYPGARFVLPSVQLTMTTSGAWLTAAATGADATGRAEETLDEWESRLASLPAFEATGRPGIARKRPTPSKEGWRDQVTAATEKVRRGDLQKVVLAQALNVDLDRPVDAPSALSRLGETYPGCFRFLFEPAVGGTFFGATPERLVTLQGRTVRTEALAGSTGRGDTASEDEWLAAELRESEKDVHEHQLVVEAIREQLAPLASEIRTGSRTVRRLDTVQHLQTPIRAELASDAHVLSLVEALHPTPAVGGLPPDGALRTIRETEAFDRGWYASPIGWLDADGDGTFAVAIRSALAADSTATLFAGAGIVADSDPDEEYDELQLKYGPMLDELE, encoded by the coding sequence ATGGAATCAGTGCGTGGTGACGGGCAACCCGTGCCGGTCTCGGAACTGACGGGCGCCGTCCGGTCGCGAGCAATCGACCGGACGTCGGTCGGCTCGTTCCTGCACGCCGTCACGCGTCCCCGGCTGGCCTGGGGCGACGCCACGACCACGATGGTCGCTGGCGGGACGGCGGCGATGATAACGGCCGACGGACGCGACCGGTTCGGGACCGTCCGGGCGGGCGTGGAAGACCTCTTCGACGGGCTCTCCGTGCCCGACGGCGTTCACCACGACGCGCGGCCGCGGCTGTTCGGCGGGTTCGCCTTCCACGAGGGTCACGCCGAGCCGAACGCGAGCGAACTCTGGCACGGCTACCCCGGCGCACGCTTCGTGCTGCCGTCGGTCCAGTTGACGATGACCACGAGCGGTGCGTGGCTGACCGCCGCTGCCACGGGCGCGGACGCCACCGGTCGCGCCGAGGAGACCCTGGACGAGTGGGAGTCCCGACTCGCCTCCCTCCCGGCGTTCGAGGCGACGGGCCGCCCCGGTATCGCGCGGAAGCGGCCTACCCCGTCCAAGGAGGGCTGGCGCGACCAGGTGACTGCGGCCACCGAGAAGGTCCGCCGTGGCGACCTGCAGAAGGTCGTGCTGGCACAGGCCCTGAACGTTGACCTCGACAGGCCCGTCGACGCCCCGAGTGCCCTCTCGCGACTGGGCGAGACCTACCCCGGGTGCTTCAGGTTCCTGTTCGAACCGGCCGTCGGGGGTACGTTCTTCGGAGCCACCCCGGAGCGGCTGGTGACGCTGCAGGGACGGACGGTCAGGACGGAGGCGCTGGCTGGCTCGACCGGCCGCGGCGACACGGCGTCCGAGGACGAGTGGCTGGCGGCCGAACTCCGCGAGAGCGAGAAGGACGTCCACGAACACCAGCTCGTCGTGGAGGCGATACGCGAACAGCTCGCACCGCTCGCGTCCGAGATTCGGACCGGGAGCCGGACGGTCCGCCGGCTGGACACCGTCCAGCACCTCCAGACGCCGATTCGCGCGGAACTGGCGAGCGACGCACACGTGCTCTCGCTGGTCGAGGCGCTGCATCCGACCCCCGCGGTCGGTGGGCTCCCGCCGGACGGCGCGTTGCGGACCATCCGCGAGACGGAGGCGTTCGACCGCGGCTGGTACGCCTCGCCCATCGGCTGGCTCGACGCCGACGGCGACGGCACCTTCGCCGTCGCCATCAGGTCTGCGCTGGCCGCCGACAGCACGGCGACGCTGTTCGCCGGCGCGGGTATCGTCGCCGACAGCGACCCCGACGAGGAGTACGACGAACTACAACTGAAGTACGGCCCGATGCTCGACGAACTCGAATGA
- a CDS encoding ribbon-helix-helix domain-containing protein — MPKVEITIPEHLEMQIAQMVEQGEFLNREEAIEDLLSTGLKAYKTSGPSDEDEEPGFEEDGMMGHDDEYVF; from the coding sequence ATGCCAAAGGTAGAGATCACGATTCCGGAACACCTCGAGATGCAGATCGCCCAGATGGTCGAACAGGGCGAGTTCCTCAACCGCGAGGAAGCAATCGAGGACCTACTCTCCACCGGACTGAAGGCGTACAAAACGAGTGGCCCGAGTGACGAGGACGAGGAGCCGGGCTTCGAAGAGGATGGGATGATGGGACACGACGACGAGTACGTCTTCTGA